In one Candidatus Dechloromonas phosphoritropha genomic region, the following are encoded:
- a CDS encoding DUF2274 domain-containing protein, with protein MLFKRPQVRYSETPEPVTPYQAAAQVWDQRIGSARVQAKNWRLMAFGCLSLALLMAGGLVWRSAQSIVTPYVVEVAAGGQVRAVGEAATPYKPNDAQIAYHLARFLTDVRSLSIDPIVVRQNWLEAYNYTTDKGAATLNDYARTNDPFARIGQTSTAVEITSVVRASEPIDATTLIPHMLEAFMARDRGFKKSKAK; from the coding sequence ATGCTATTCAAACGACCCCAGGTGCGCTACTCAGAAACGCCAGAGCCTGTGACCCCCTACCAAGCCGCCGCGCAGGTCTGGGACCAGCGTATCGGCAGTGCCCGCGTGCAGGCGAAAAACTGGCGCTTGATGGCCTTCGGCTGCCTGTCGCTGGCATTGCTGATGGCGGGCGGTCTGGTATGGCGCTCAGCACAATCCATCGTCACGCCCTATGTAGTGGAAGTGGCCGCCGGCGGCCAGGTGCGCGCGGTCGGCGAAGCGGCCACGCCGTACAAGCCGAACGACGCACAGATCGCCTACCACTTGGCGCGCTTCCTTACCGACGTGCGCTCGCTGTCGATCGATCCGATCGTCGTGCGCCAAAACTGGCTCGAAGCCTACAACTACACGACGGACAAAGGTGCGGCCACGCTGAACGACTACGCACGCACCAATGATCCATTTGCGCGCATCGGACAGACCTCGACGGCGGTGGAGATCACCAGCGTGGTTCGCGCCAGCGAACCGATTGATGCCACGACGTTGATTCCGCACATGCTCGAAGCGTTCATGGCGCGGGATCGTGGCTTCAAGAAGAGCAAGGCGAAGTGA